The following are from one region of the Nicotiana tabacum cultivar K326 chromosome 3, ASM71507v2, whole genome shotgun sequence genome:
- the LOC142176671 gene encoding uncharacterized protein LOC142176671, with translation MAPKLENPGAFTIPCTIGSENFTKALCDLGASINLMPYSVFKTFGIRKPRATSMRLQMADKTIKRPLVIVDDVLVWVDKFILPADFVILDCEVDYEDPIILRRPLLATGKVLVDVEAGEIPFQVDATLAVLQKWKKATGWI, from the exons ATGGCTCCGAAGCTAGAAAATCCCGGCGCTTTCACCATTCCCTGCACCATTGGGAGTGAAAACTTTacaaaagctctatgtgatttgggggcaagtatcaacttgatgccttacTCCGTTTTCAAGACTTTTGGTATTAGGAAACCTAGGGCTACTtcaatgaggttgcaaatggcagaTAAAACTATAAAGAGGCCACTTGTTATTGTAGATGATGTCCTTGTTTGGGTGGACAAGTTCATtttgccagctgattttgtgatcttggattgtgaggtagattatgaggaTCCGATCATATTGAGAAGACCTTTACTTGCAACTGGGAAGgtcttagttgatgtggaagcaggggaaatCCCCTTCcag gtagatgccacattggcggtgctccaaaaatggaagaaagcaACTGGATGGATTTAG